The Acidobacteriota bacterium genome has a window encoding:
- a CDS encoding TerC family protein → MDFALFPITDYWWAYVAFTAFVLLLLALDLGVFHRQAHEVSFREAAGWTVVWVALALAFNFGLYQYALWKFPQDPRLLALPGFNPDAAAWQMALEFLTGYVVEKSLAIDNIFVFVVLFGFFAIPAKYQHRVLFYGILGALVLRAAFIALGSVLMQYHAVIIVFGLFLIFTGVKMMFAPEKQLNPEANIVIRLFQRFVPVTAQLHGERFFVWLNGALHATPLFVALLFLELTDVIFAVDSVPAIFALTKEPLLVFTSNMFAILGLRAMYFILAGVLGKFHLLKYGLAAVLIFVGLKMAWLNEWFGGKFPITWSLGIIGALIGGAVVLSLLVEKGRRPGGALIERS, encoded by the coding sequence ATGGATTTTGCCTTGTTTCCCATCACCGATTACTGGTGGGCCTATGTCGCCTTTACGGCCTTCGTGCTGCTGTTGCTCGCGCTCGACTTGGGTGTCTTTCATCGGCAAGCGCACGAGGTTTCATTTCGTGAAGCGGCGGGCTGGACTGTGGTCTGGGTGGCGTTGGCGCTAGCCTTCAACTTTGGGCTTTATCAATATGCGCTCTGGAAATTTCCACAAGACCCGCGCTTGCTGGCGCTGCCAGGCTTTAACCCCGACGCGGCGGCCTGGCAGATGGCGCTGGAATTCCTGACCGGCTACGTGGTCGAAAAGTCACTGGCCATAGATAACATCTTTGTTTTTGTCGTGCTCTTCGGCTTCTTTGCGATTCCGGCGAAGTACCAGCATCGCGTGCTCTTTTACGGCATCCTCGGCGCGCTCGTGTTGCGGGCCGCATTCATCGCGCTGGGATCGGTGCTGATGCAATATCACGCGGTCATCATCGTCTTTGGGCTGTTCCTGATCTTCACTGGCGTGAAGATGATGTTTGCGCCCGAAAAGCAGTTAAACCCGGAGGCGAACATCGTCATTCGCCTGTTTCAGCGCTTCGTGCCGGTGACGGCGCAATTGCATGGCGAACGTTTCTTTGTGTGGCTGAACGGCGCGCTGCACGCGACGCCATTGTTTGTGGCGTTACTGTTTCTGGAACTAACCGACGTGATCTTTGCAGTGGATTCCGTCCCGGCGATCTTTGCCTTGACGAAGGAACCGCTGTTGGTTTTTACCTCAAATATGTTCGCGATCCTCGGATTGCGCGCGATGTACTTCATACTGGCGGGCGTGCTGGGTAAGTTCCACTTGCTGAAATATGGGTTAGCGGCAGTGCTGATTTTCGTTGGTTTGAAGATGGCTTGGTTGAACGAATGGTTCGGCGGCAAGTTCCCGATTACATGGTCGCTTGGCATCATTGGCGCGCTCATCGGCGGGGCGGTCGTGCTTTCGTTGCTCGTCGAAAAAGGCCGGCGGC